A window of the Streptomyces albireticuli genome harbors these coding sequences:
- the bcp gene encoding thioredoxin-dependent thiol peroxidase yields MSERLQPGDTAPAFTLPDADGKQVSLADRKGRKVIVYFYPAALTPGCTKQACDFTDNLDFLAGHGYDVIGVSPDKPEKLAKFREKEELAVTLVGDPEKKVLEAYGAFGEKKLYGKTVTGVIRSTIIVDEEGKVERALYNVKATGHVAKIIKDLGL; encoded by the coding sequence ATGAGCGAGCGACTTCAGCCCGGCGACACCGCCCCCGCCTTCACCCTGCCCGACGCGGACGGCAAGCAGGTCTCGCTCGCCGACCGCAAGGGCCGCAAGGTCATCGTCTACTTCTACCCGGCCGCCCTCACCCCGGGCTGCACCAAGCAGGCCTGCGACTTCACGGACAACCTCGACTTCCTCGCCGGCCACGGCTACGACGTGATCGGCGTCTCCCCCGACAAGCCGGAGAAGCTCGCGAAGTTCCGCGAGAAGGAGGAGCTCGCGGTCACCCTCGTCGGGGACCCGGAGAAGAAGGTGCTGGAGGCCTACGGCGCCTTCGGCGAGAAGAAGCTGTACGGGAAGACCGTCACGGGCGTCATCCGGTCGACGATCATCGTCGACGAGGAGGGCAAGGTCGAGCGCGCCCTCTACAACGTGAAGGCCACCGGCCACGTCGCGAAGATCATCAAGGACCTGGGCCTGTAG
- a CDS encoding DUF3618 domain-containing protein, with the protein MSEARTPAQIEADIARRREELAVTLDEIGMRMHPSTIVGDAKAKVAAKVDATAGRAYVAANRLVSDVRARFVTEEGAPRLDRIVPVAMVAVGVIGLLTVSSRRHKA; encoded by the coding sequence GTGTCGGAAGCCAGGACCCCTGCGCAGATCGAGGCGGACATCGCCCGCAGGCGGGAAGAGCTCGCCGTGACGCTCGACGAGATCGGGATGCGGATGCACCCGAGCACGATCGTGGGCGATGCGAAGGCCAAGGTGGCCGCGAAGGTGGACGCCACCGCGGGCCGTGCTTACGTGGCGGCGAACCGGCTGGTGTCGGACGTGCGGGCGCGGTTCGTGACGGAGGAGGGCGCGCCGCGGCTGGACCGGATCGTGCCGGTGGCGATGGTGGCCGTGGGTGTGATCGGGCTGCTGACGGTCTCCTCGCGTCGTCACAAGGCGTAG
- a CDS encoding GroES family chaperonin, which yields MLHDRVLVRTDIPEGERRSTGGIVIPATAAVGRRLAWAEVVAVGQSVRTVEPGDRVLYDPEDRAEVEVRGVAYVLMRERDLHAVAAERLEGSDDSTGLYL from the coding sequence ATGCTGCACGATCGCGTGCTGGTCCGGACCGACATTCCCGAGGGCGAGCGCCGGTCCACCGGCGGCATCGTCATTCCGGCGACGGCGGCGGTGGGCCGCCGGCTGGCCTGGGCCGAGGTCGTGGCGGTCGGGCAGAGCGTGCGCACGGTGGAGCCGGGCGACCGGGTGCTGTACGACCCGGAGGACCGCGCCGAGGTGGAGGTGCGCGGTGTCGCGTACGTCCTGATGCGCGAGCGGGATCTGCACGCGGTGGCGGCGGAGCGGCTGGAGGGGTCGGACGACTCCACGGGTCTCTACCTCTGA
- a CDS encoding DMT family transporter: MAWVLLAVAGLLEVGWSIGMKFTDGFTRLWPTVFTVAGIAASMLLLSQAAKSLPIGTAYGVWVGIGAAGAAVLGMVVLGEPATAARIFFVVLLLVAVVGLKATSGH; this comes from the coding sequence ATGGCATGGGTCCTGCTCGCCGTCGCCGGTCTGCTCGAGGTCGGCTGGTCGATCGGCATGAAGTTCACCGACGGGTTCACGCGGCTGTGGCCGACCGTGTTCACCGTCGCGGGTATCGCCGCCAGCATGCTGCTGCTGTCGCAGGCCGCGAAGTCGCTCCCCATCGGCACCGCCTACGGCGTGTGGGTGGGCATCGGCGCGGCCGGCGCCGCGGTGCTGGGCATGGTGGTGCTGGGCGAGCCGGCGACCGCCGCGCGGATCTTCTTCGTCGTGCTGCTGCTGGTGGCGGTGGTGGGCCTGAAGGCCACCTCGGGCCACTGA